DNA from Oculatellaceae cyanobacterium:
ACAGAAGATCAACAACAGATATTAGTAGAAGCCATCAAACCTATTCTTAAAAAGTTTGGGGGTATATGTATTGTTTCTGATGCACATTGGATAGTACATTAGACTGCTGTTAACTAGCTTCCGTTAAAAAAATATAAAACCGAAAATCTCTCCCTTTGGTGTTGACACCGTAGGGGGTTAGGGTTTTATTTTTAATAATATTGACCTACTTACTCAAGGAGAATGTGCGTTTGAAACAATTTACTTTAATACTTAATATTGATAACAACCATAGGAATTAATGACTATATGTCTATGCCCAAAATAATTAGGTATTGCTAATATAGCTAAAGGAAGTTTACCTTAACACTCAACTGATTAAATTTAGTAATTTTTGTAACTGATTGTAATCGCCATAGCAATTAAAATTTGAGTTTGATGTTTAACAAAAGAAGGATATGCCATGAAAGCTACTTTTTCCTGGGATAACACAGATGAGTTACGTAAGAAAGTTGACAAGTACTTACGCGCTACTAATAAATGGTTTTTAGAAACACCAGAACGTTCTTTAGAACAAGCTTATAAAGCAGCCTTAATAATTAGATCAATAGAAGAGGAATATTTAAGTGATAACAATTTAAATCCAGCGGAACAAGAACAAAATGTTAAAGCTTATTTAAAAGCAGATATTGAAAAAAACTTAGGAACTATCAAGCTAAGACTAGCGGAATTTAAATTAAGTCGTTCTCTTCTGACTATCTCAAATCATGTAATTTTAGATAAGCTCAGATTTATAGATGATGTTTTAGCAAAATATCAGCCTAAAGATCGTAATTTTGTTGCATTAATACCTGTAAATAAGTAGGTGGGCATAATTAAACGTAAAATAGAGAAATAGCAAAAATTAGATTGTCAACTTTATGCCAGCACCTCTAAAAATTCGATTAACTCCTGAAGAAGACCAACAGTTATTAGCGATCACGAACAATAAAAAACTACCCAAGAGAACTAGGGAAAGAGCCGAGGCATTAAGGTTAAGTGCAAGAGGCATAAAAATCATTGCGATCGCTGATTATCTCAAATGTGCACCTAACACAGTTCGTCAAACTTTATATCGTTGGATAACTAGAGGTATTGAAGGGTTATCTGATGCTAAAAGGACAGGGAGAAAACCTATTTGGCAAGCAGAGGATATCAAATATTTAGAAGAATGTTTAGAAAATGAACCCAGAACTTATAATAGTTATCAATTAGTCAAACTTCTTAATCAAGAGCGAGGAATTGATTTAAGTAGAGAACGATTAAGAAAAATTCTAAAAAAAAAGATTGGCGCTGGAAAAGAACTAAACAAAGTTTAAATGGAAAACAAAATTTACAGCAAAAA
Protein-coding regions in this window:
- a CDS encoding helix-turn-helix domain-containing protein, coding for MPAPLKIRLTPEEDQQLLAITNNKKLPKRTRERAEALRLSARGIKIIAIADYLKCAPNTVRQTLYRWITRGIEGLSDAKRTGRKPIWQAEDIKYLEECLENEPRTYNSYQLVKLLNQERGIDLSRERLRKILKKKIGAGKELNKV